From the genome of Elusimicrobium sp., one region includes:
- the lpxD gene encoding UDP-3-O-(3-hydroxymyristoyl)glucosamine N-acyltransferase, producing the protein MLNLTVTEVAKITGAEVGTHPQTAITQLCALDEAHEGGICYLTSLEKINLPKDFKAAALILPEDAKGKEIPFEGALLYAKNPEWAFVLLMKYVDAARQKHTTGIHPTAVISEKAKLGENVSVGAYTVIEDGVTVGDNTVIFPQCYIGKDVTIGKNCYIYPQVVIREDCILKDYVILQAGAKIGSDGFGFTFHEGRHQKIPQIGNVVIGNDVEIQSNTCIDRAKIASTIIGDNTKIDNLVQVGHNVRTGMSDIFCAQVGIAGTTDIGHGVILAGQVGLAGHMKIGDRVQVGAQSGVISSIPAGQTYFGYPAMPQKEAFKQLAILRKLPEMHKEFKNFKKQLEETKKLSFFGKIKKLMGR; encoded by the coding sequence ATGCTAAACTTGACCGTAACCGAAGTTGCCAAAATCACCGGGGCCGAAGTAGGCACCCACCCGCAAACCGCTATCACCCAACTTTGCGCTTTGGACGAAGCGCACGAAGGCGGAATCTGCTATCTTACCTCTCTTGAAAAAATAAATCTTCCCAAAGATTTCAAAGCTGCGGCCCTTATCTTGCCCGAAGATGCCAAAGGAAAGGAAATTCCTTTTGAAGGGGCCCTTTTATACGCCAAAAACCCGGAGTGGGCCTTTGTTCTTTTGATGAAATATGTTGATGCCGCCCGCCAAAAACATACCACCGGTATTCACCCCACTGCCGTCATCAGCGAAAAAGCCAAACTCGGCGAAAATGTATCCGTGGGCGCCTACACCGTCATTGAAGACGGCGTAACCGTAGGGGACAATACCGTCATTTTTCCCCAATGCTACATCGGCAAAGATGTTACCATCGGTAAAAACTGCTACATTTACCCGCAAGTGGTTATTCGGGAAGACTGCATCTTAAAAGATTATGTCATTTTGCAAGCCGGGGCTAAAATCGGCTCCGACGGGTTTGGCTTCACCTTCCATGAAGGCCGCCACCAAAAAATCCCGCAAATCGGCAATGTGGTAATCGGCAACGATGTGGAAATCCAATCTAACACCTGTATCGACCGTGCCAAAATTGCCAGCACGATTATTGGCGATAACACCAAAATCGACAACCTTGTGCAAGTGGGGCACAATGTCCGCACCGGCATGAGTGATATTTTCTGCGCGCAAGTAGGTATTGCCGGCACCACCGATATCGGCCACGGCGTTATTTTGGCCGGTCAAGTGGGTTTAGCCGGACACATGAAAATAGGCGACCGTGTGCAAGTGGGGGCCCAATCGGGGGTTATCAGTTCTATTCCTGCCGGGCAAACCTATTTCGGCTATCCGGCCATGCCGCAAAAAGAAGCCTTCAAGCAATTAGCCATTTTGCGCAAACTGCCCGAAATGCACAAAGAATTTAAGAATTTCAAAAAACAACTGGAAGAAACGAAAAAACTTTCCTTCTTCGGTAAAATTAAAAAACTAATGGGACGCTAA
- the lpxA gene encoding acyl-ACP--UDP-N-acetylglucosamine O-acyltransferase, whose protein sequence is MTKIHPTAIIDPSAKIDPSTEVGPYTVIGADVQIGKNNKIGPFCVIENTTMGDNNHLIASSFIGVKPQDLSYRDEPTRVVMGNGNQIRECVTIHRSTFVDVPTTIGNNCLLMANSHIAHDCQLGNNIIIANSTGIAGHVIIEDRAVISGMVGVHQFSRIGTMAMISGGTMAPLDIPPYCIAQGGRAKLIGLNVVGLRRAGLARETIMAIRRAYKALFRTNKTLQEAIAELEATNPCAEVQHMIDFCKATKRGITAAKRKASETDDEE, encoded by the coding sequence ATGACTAAAATTCACCCTACCGCTATCATCGATCCTTCTGCTAAAATTGACCCCTCTACCGAAGTAGGCCCTTACACGGTTATCGGGGCCGATGTACAAATCGGCAAAAACAATAAAATCGGCCCGTTCTGCGTCATTGAAAACACCACTATGGGCGATAACAACCACTTAATTGCCAGTTCGTTTATCGGCGTAAAACCGCAAGATTTGTCCTACCGCGACGAACCCACCCGCGTAGTGATGGGCAACGGCAACCAAATCCGCGAATGCGTAACGATTCACCGCTCCACTTTTGTAGATGTACCCACCACAATCGGCAACAACTGCCTTTTGATGGCCAACTCGCACATCGCACACGACTGCCAATTGGGCAACAACATCATTATCGCCAACAGCACCGGTATTGCCGGGCATGTAATTATTGAAGACCGTGCCGTTATTTCCGGCATGGTGGGCGTGCACCAATTCTCCCGCATCGGCACCATGGCCATGATTTCCGGTGGCACCATGGCCCCGTTGGATATTCCCCCCTACTGTATTGCCCAAGGCGGCCGCGCCAAGTTAATCGGCCTCAATGTAGTGGGTTTACGCCGCGCCGGCCTTGCCCGCGAAACCATTATGGCTATCCGCCGCGCGTACAAAGCACTATTTAGAACCAATAAAACCTTACAAGAAGCCATTGCGGAATTGGAAGCCACCAACCCGTGCGCCGAAGTTCAACATATGATTGACTTCTGCAAAGCCACCAAACGCGGTATTACGGCGGCCAAACGCAAAGCAAGCGAAACCGATGACGAAGAATAA
- a CDS encoding triose-phosphate isomerase, producing MTNRTPIIAGNWKMHNTLAESEALITALTKAGNKNNVEIIVAPSYTSLAKVAELAKGSDIQVSAQDVHWEDKGAFTSAVSPVQAKDAGATHTLIGHSERRSVFGDTDEILNKKVAAALRHGIKVIFCVGETLEEREANKTLEVIENQLKNGLKDFTEEQLAGLVIAYEPVWAIGTGKTATPEQAQEVHATIRAYLAKAYSAAYAEATRILYGGSVKDSNVDEIMAKPDVDGALVGGQSLIADKFARIINFN from the coding sequence ATGACCAACAGAACCCCCATTATCGCCGGAAACTGGAAAATGCACAACACCTTGGCCGAATCCGAAGCCTTGATTACTGCTTTAACCAAAGCCGGCAATAAAAACAATGTAGAAATTATTGTTGCCCCGTCTTACACTTCTTTAGCCAAAGTGGCCGAACTCGCCAAAGGCTCCGATATCCAAGTATCCGCTCAAGATGTCCACTGGGAAGACAAAGGTGCTTTCACCAGCGCCGTTTCCCCCGTACAAGCCAAAGATGCCGGCGCCACCCACACCTTAATCGGCCACAGCGAACGCAGAAGCGTTTTCGGTGATACCGATGAAATTTTGAACAAAAAAGTAGCCGCCGCTTTGCGCCATGGCATTAAAGTAATCTTCTGCGTAGGCGAAACCTTGGAAGAACGCGAAGCCAACAAAACCTTGGAAGTTATTGAAAACCAACTCAAAAACGGCTTGAAAGATTTTACCGAAGAACAATTGGCCGGCCTCGTAATTGCTTACGAACCCGTCTGGGCCATCGGTACCGGCAAAACCGCCACGCCCGAACAAGCCCAAGAAGTACACGCCACTATCCGCGCTTACTTGGCCAAAGCCTATTCCGCCGCTTATGCCGAAGCCACCCGCATTTTGTACGGCGGCAGCGTGAAAGATTCCAATGTAGATGAAATCATGGCCAAACCCGATGTGGACGGCGCCTTGGTGGGCGGTCAGTCCTTAATTGCGGATAAATTTGCCCGCATCATCAACTTTAACTAA
- a CDS encoding LpxI family protein, translated as MTKNKIGIIAGEGKMPVYIAQKAMEKGYEVFVAGAKGNAKEEDFKHCATVFQSLRLGQLGAAISFFKNNGVTQIVMAGRVKHTNIFSNLMPDLRGAKFLASLKNMQTKNLLSRVMDEFKKDGIEFTSSALFLEDFMPAKGVLSKRKPTEEEQKVVDFGYQTAKQIAAMDIGLTCVVGQNAVIAVEGMEGTDRCILRAGELYREGAEKHSAVAVVKVARPNQDFRYDLPVLGKGTVETVVKAGFSVLAFEAEKTLVLDLEEVITLADKHHLCLLAV; from the coding sequence ATGACGAAGAATAAAATTGGCATCATTGCCGGCGAAGGGAAAATGCCCGTTTACATTGCTCAAAAAGCCATGGAAAAGGGGTATGAGGTTTTTGTCGCCGGAGCCAAAGGAAATGCCAAAGAAGAAGATTTCAAACACTGCGCCACAGTGTTCCAATCCTTAAGATTGGGGCAACTGGGCGCAGCCATTTCCTTCTTCAAAAACAACGGCGTTACGCAAATTGTAATGGCCGGGCGCGTAAAGCACACCAATATCTTCTCTAACCTCATGCCGGACTTGCGCGGAGCAAAATTTTTGGCTTCCTTAAAAAATATGCAAACCAAAAACTTGCTTTCGCGTGTGATGGACGAGTTCAAAAAAGACGGAATAGAATTTACCAGTTCCGCTCTGTTTTTGGAAGATTTTATGCCCGCCAAAGGCGTTTTATCCAAACGCAAACCCACCGAAGAAGAACAAAAAGTGGTGGACTTCGGCTATCAAACGGCTAAACAAATTGCCGCCATGGATATCGGCCTTACCTGTGTGGTAGGGCAAAACGCCGTGATAGCCGTAGAAGGCATGGAAGGAACCGACCGCTGTATTTTACGCGCCGGGGAACTCTACCGCGAAGGGGCCGAAAAACACTCCGCCGTAGCCGTAGTAAAGGTGGCCCGCCCCAACCAAGATTTTCGCTACGACTTACCCGTTCTGGGAAAAGGCACCGTAGAAACCGTGGTGAAGGCCGGCTTTTCGGTACTGGCTTTTGAGGCCGAAAAAACTTTAGTTTTAGATTTGGAAGAAGTAATTACCTTGGCAGATAAACACCACCTTTGTTTGTTGGCAGTGTAG
- a CDS encoding ATP-binding protein, with protein MLANVFTGGIKGIDGFTVSVEVDIAPGFPTLAVVGLPDAEVRESKERVVAAVRNSGFDFPSKRITVNLSPAELRKSGTQFDLPIALGILAASEQLSPQATAKLKDLLVLGELALDGSLRPCAGVLPMLISCKGLQKTAVIPPQNVLEGQVSGAPFITPHTLKELADYLEEKTDASALKINYLPQAEEDLLPEVDFSEVKGQALAKRALEIAAAGGHNVLMIGLPGTGKSMLAKRFPGILPPLTQEESLEITKIYSICNLMGKSKLLTRRPFRDPHHTISDVALIGGGSSPRPGEVSLAHNGVLFLDEFAEFSRSSLEVLREPLENGRVTISRAKETVSYPARFTLVAAMNPCPCGNLGNPLKPCTCSPMQVNRYKSRISGPLLDRIDLTVNLNPVKYTDWNQKSEGESSGQIRERVIKAREIQRKRFAGTPTTANAFMTPKQIKDFCTLPPGADTILETAMRKFGLSARSLDKILKTARTIADLEGKESIETKHLVEVMQYRPLDRKGVADL; from the coding sequence ATGTTAGCCAATGTTTTTACCGGGGGCATCAAAGGAATCGACGGATTTACCGTATCCGTAGAGGTAGATATTGCCCCCGGTTTTCCTACCCTGGCCGTGGTGGGTCTGCCCGATGCCGAAGTGCGCGAAAGCAAAGAACGCGTGGTGGCGGCCGTTCGTAACAGCGGGTTCGACTTCCCTTCCAAACGCATCACCGTCAATTTAAGCCCGGCAGAACTGCGCAAAAGCGGAACACAATTCGATTTACCGATTGCCCTTGGCATCTTAGCCGCCAGCGAACAACTTTCCCCTCAAGCCACCGCCAAATTAAAAGACTTACTCGTTTTGGGAGAACTGGCATTGGACGGTTCGCTCCGTCCGTGTGCCGGGGTCCTGCCGATGCTGATTTCCTGTAAAGGCCTGCAAAAAACCGCGGTTATCCCCCCTCAAAATGTATTGGAAGGGCAAGTATCGGGCGCGCCGTTTATCACACCGCATACCTTAAAAGAGTTAGCCGACTATTTGGAAGAAAAAACAGATGCATCAGCCCTTAAAATCAACTACCTTCCCCAAGCGGAAGAAGACCTCTTGCCGGAAGTAGATTTCAGCGAAGTAAAAGGGCAGGCCCTGGCCAAAAGAGCCTTGGAAATTGCCGCCGCAGGCGGGCACAATGTGCTGATGATTGGCCTTCCCGGCACGGGAAAAAGTATGTTGGCCAAACGCTTCCCCGGTATTTTGCCGCCGCTCACGCAGGAAGAATCGTTGGAAATTACCAAAATTTATTCCATTTGTAATTTGATGGGAAAAAGCAAACTCTTAACCCGCCGTCCGTTTCGAGATCCGCACCACACCATTTCCGATGTTGCCCTTATCGGCGGAGGTTCCTCTCCGCGCCCGGGCGAAGTTTCCCTGGCGCACAACGGCGTACTCTTTTTGGACGAATTTGCCGAATTTTCGCGTTCTTCCTTAGAAGTCCTGCGCGAACCGTTGGAAAACGGCCGTGTGACCATTTCCCGCGCGAAAGAAACGGTGTCCTATCCGGCCCGCTTTACTTTAGTAGCCGCCATGAACCCATGCCCCTGCGGTAATTTGGGAAATCCGTTAAAACCCTGCACTTGCTCCCCCATGCAGGTAAACCGCTACAAATCTCGTATTTCGGGGCCGTTGCTTGACCGTATTGACTTAACCGTCAACTTAAATCCCGTCAAATATACGGACTGGAACCAAAAAAGCGAAGGGGAGTCTTCCGGTCAAATTCGCGAACGGGTCATCAAAGCGCGTGAAATCCAACGCAAACGCTTTGCGGGCACTCCCACCACGGCTAATGCCTTTATGACACCCAAACAAATTAAAGATTTTTGCACACTGCCTCCGGGAGCCGATACCATTTTGGAAACGGCTATGCGCAAATTCGGTTTAAGTGCACGCAGTTTGGACAAAATCTTAAAAACGGCCCGAACGATTGCCGATTTGGAAGGGAAAGAGTCCATAGAAACCAAACACTTGGTAGAAGTAATGCAATACCGTCCGTTGGATCGCAAAGGAGTGGCTGACCTGTGA
- the lpxC gene encoding UDP-3-O-[3-hydroxymyristoyl] N-acetylglucosamine deacetylase has translation MRKTLSSTAVVKGIGLHTGVPATMTFKPAQNGITFLRTDLPHALPIVAHVDNVGSTLRGTNLKNETAEVWTVEHALSALHALGITDVAVEMDGPEPPITDGATDIYIETLQKAGITELGEEQKPLVIKNKITYTSGNISYEAEPADKLTFSFLYLHKHPLVARQEFTLEFSTENYIEQIARARTFGFEEELAFLKAHGLAKGGSLENAVIIGKEKFLNELRYADEMVRHKILDLVGDLSLTGRKLPPLKITCACGGHKHNVIFAKILLANSEDK, from the coding sequence ATGAGAAAAACACTTTCCTCTACTGCCGTTGTAAAAGGCATCGGTCTGCACACCGGGGTTCCGGCCACCATGACCTTCAAACCTGCCCAAAACGGAATTACCTTTCTTCGCACGGATCTTCCCCACGCTTTGCCGATTGTGGCCCATGTGGACAATGTAGGTTCTACCCTGCGCGGAACCAACCTGAAAAACGAAACCGCCGAAGTGTGGACGGTGGAACATGCTTTGTCTGCCCTGCATGCTTTGGGCATTACGGATGTTGCCGTGGAAATGGACGGCCCCGAACCGCCCATTACGGACGGCGCAACCGATATCTACATCGAAACCTTGCAAAAAGCCGGCATCACGGAACTGGGTGAAGAGCAAAAACCGCTTGTTATCAAAAACAAAATTACTTACACCAGCGGTAACATTTCTTACGAAGCCGAACCGGCAGATAAGTTGACTTTCTCTTTTCTGTATTTGCACAAACACCCTTTAGTGGCCCGCCAGGAATTTACCTTGGAATTTTCCACCGAAAATTACATCGAGCAAATTGCCCGCGCGCGCACTTTCGGTTTTGAAGAAGAACTTGCCTTTTTGAAAGCCCACGGCCTTGCGAAAGGGGGCTCCTTGGAAAATGCCGTCATCATCGGAAAAGAAAAATTCTTAAACGAACTTCGTTATGCCGATGAAATGGTACGCCATAAAATTTTAGATTTAGTGGGAGATTTAAGCCTCACCGGACGGAAATTACCCCCGCTCAAAATTACCTGCGCCTGCGGCGGACACAAACACAATGTTATTTTTGCTAAGATACTCTTAGCCAACTCGGAGGATAAATGA
- the deoC gene encoding deoxyribose-phosphate aldolase gives MNLAKLIDHTILKPVASKEDVAKICQEAREYGFCSVCVNPYWVSYAKELLQGTDVKVCTVIGFPLGANTSAVKAYETQDALKNGAEEIDMVINLGALKSKDYDTVLNDIKAVRAACEGFILKVIIETSQLTEEEKVKACELSAEAKADFVKTSTGFTGGGATAPDVALMKKSIPAEMQVKASGGVRSREDFDAMVAAGATRIGASSGVKIVEGK, from the coding sequence ATGAACTTAGCCAAACTGATCGACCATACTATCTTAAAACCCGTTGCTTCCAAAGAAGATGTTGCCAAAATCTGCCAAGAAGCCCGCGAATACGGCTTTTGCAGTGTGTGCGTAAACCCGTATTGGGTATCTTACGCCAAGGAACTCTTGCAAGGAACAGATGTAAAAGTATGTACGGTCATCGGTTTTCCGTTGGGGGCCAATACCTCCGCGGTAAAAGCATACGAAACCCAAGACGCTTTGAAAAACGGCGCCGAAGAGATTGACATGGTCATCAACCTCGGCGCCTTAAAAAGCAAAGATTACGACACCGTTTTGAACGACATTAAAGCCGTGCGTGCCGCGTGCGAAGGGTTCATCTTAAAAGTGATTATCGAAACTTCCCAACTGACGGAAGAAGAAAAAGTAAAAGCCTGCGAACTTTCCGCAGAGGCCAAGGCGGACTTTGTAAAAACCTCCACCGGCTTTACCGGCGGCGGAGCGACCGCACCCGATGTGGCTTTAATGAAAAAATCTATTCCGGCCGAAATGCAGGTAAAAGCCTCCGGCGGAGTGCGTTCGCGGGAAGATTTTGATGCCATGGTAGCCGCAGGGGCTACCCGTATCGGCGCCAGCAGCGGCGTAAAAATTGTAGAGGGAAAATGA
- a CDS encoding AAA family ATPase — protein sequence MINNWDIISRLDQQAGSLCYTLVTDGTEHDARLIAKKLQGYVHPPTPAVAPYVYAFELPADLDEDTLEKIRTAVREGVEQTNKVNQFVPGGILGDPLFNNEVTKEDKNFPTFMTLDPSESFFRTPQDAPQPPAPVEDLQSQQVSAPEGSAEMGLEHQTVQTPSLNTKENSNEITINDKDMLIKDMEGTLLGQMPLDDIFGAETKYDMFLDLENQKLVKNSQIQREQKIDVLADGKPHLEDSFNVFEQKIKDQTCIIDLDDLKDVTDRLAQKDLGFVEHAQQPTPQAPAAPSASATKEPAAPKAPEVPAEKPAPKPDPNKGKDAGESIELRVQARPVEQTEKEDQKEENLANTMTATQGTFTLSSKVEEIPDVAEATLRWKIPVPLPTSPQEQEIIQAAQKTVFSQENCKIVSARELPNEEEILNTVPPVKDGMDEESLDKTFNLETTLNTGMQMQYARSYAMPEEEPEAEQSEPLAVQAQEPPVSQPTETATAHTEGQLISDCPEEVLLNTVQGQKTDSLDKTFNLETTLNTELMKAQVERPTAEPAAPPQTASSTPPPAAADTKAAPPKRKQKILRLVGRKKEQQPQNNSTVIQREKDMEENNELKTTFRIRRKTETPATPQPPAPAAPVPPTPAMPAGPVAPGTPAPAPAPVLPPTPAQPAPATPQPEPAAANTTIEKTKTIDHSIEIPLSELKKHNWPLEVPLVPTYTLENMVMSVNRFAHATAISVIETPGKMYNPLVLHGSTGTGKTHFLNAMAYAFSKKYGQENIFMTNGVRLSRGIQRYVMEGNIEKFEKFMDTVKVLLIDDIHLIAINEQNRAHISALLNKFRQEQKQIVITSKYPPESLAKLEELLRFKLDSGWISELKPAKGAAHLKIVKKMLLDNGVDLNDAQITAFFSGPHMTLGTVTRSIRRLKVLENLIFANMNENDRSQANIFEKLLATTGEDATSEVLNQSPETITTLATTGNGEWGRIGFFYPQNSSHMMNWMVYALEQRAKELGVPGGFEIAVRSSYATENVISSAFKIANLCDNKKLKGAVILGPQKSACDPSVRENFYDILTHMLEIMLIRCGIINYENVKAPSTYVKVISELLR from the coding sequence ATGATTAACAACTGGGATATTATCTCCCGCCTGGACCAGCAAGCGGGTTCTCTTTGTTACACGCTCGTTACGGACGGGACGGAGCATGATGCCCGTTTAATTGCCAAAAAATTACAAGGCTATGTGCACCCCCCCACTCCGGCGGTAGCGCCTTATGTGTATGCGTTTGAACTGCCTGCAGACCTGGACGAAGACACCCTGGAAAAAATTCGCACCGCTGTACGCGAAGGGGTGGAACAAACCAACAAAGTAAACCAATTCGTACCGGGCGGAATTTTGGGTGACCCTCTTTTTAATAACGAAGTAACCAAAGAAGATAAAAATTTCCCTACTTTTATGACTTTAGACCCCTCCGAAAGTTTTTTCCGCACCCCGCAGGATGCGCCGCAACCGCCGGCTCCCGTGGAAGATTTGCAATCTCAACAGGTTTCTGCGCCGGAAGGCTCCGCCGAAATGGGATTAGAACACCAAACCGTGCAAACCCCTTCCTTAAACACCAAGGAAAATTCCAACGAAATTACCATCAACGATAAGGATATGCTTATCAAGGATATGGAAGGCACCTTACTCGGACAAATGCCTTTAGATGATATTTTCGGTGCGGAAACAAAATACGATATGTTTTTAGATTTGGAAAATCAAAAACTCGTTAAAAATTCCCAAATTCAACGCGAACAAAAAATCGATGTCCTCGCCGACGGGAAACCCCATTTAGAAGATTCTTTTAATGTCTTTGAACAGAAAATCAAAGATCAAACTTGTATTATCGATTTAGACGACTTAAAAGACGTAACGGATCGCTTGGCTCAAAAAGATTTAGGCTTTGTGGAACATGCCCAGCAGCCGACGCCTCAAGCGCCTGCCGCCCCGTCCGCTTCCGCAACCAAAGAACCCGCCGCTCCCAAAGCGCCGGAAGTTCCCGCAGAAAAGCCCGCCCCTAAACCGGATCCGAACAAGGGCAAAGATGCGGGCGAATCGATTGAACTGCGCGTTCAGGCTCGCCCCGTGGAACAAACGGAAAAAGAAGATCAAAAAGAAGAAAATTTAGCCAATACCATGACTGCAACCCAAGGAACTTTTACTTTAAGTTCCAAAGTGGAAGAAATCCCCGATGTGGCGGAAGCCACTTTGCGGTGGAAAATTCCGGTACCGTTGCCGACCTCTCCCCAAGAACAGGAGATTATCCAAGCGGCACAAAAAACTGTTTTCTCGCAAGAAAATTGCAAAATTGTATCCGCCAGGGAGTTGCCCAACGAAGAAGAAATTTTGAATACCGTACCGCCCGTTAAAGACGGTATGGACGAAGAATCTTTGGATAAAACTTTTAATTTGGAAACGACTCTCAATACCGGTATGCAAATGCAGTATGCCCGTTCTTACGCAATGCCTGAGGAAGAACCGGAAGCAGAACAGAGCGAGCCTTTGGCCGTGCAGGCCCAAGAACCCCCTGTGTCTCAACCGACGGAAACGGCTACGGCGCATACGGAAGGCCAACTCATCAGCGATTGCCCGGAAGAAGTATTGTTGAACACCGTTCAAGGGCAAAAAACAGATTCGCTGGATAAAACTTTCAATTTAGAAACCACTCTTAATACGGAACTGATGAAGGCACAGGTTGAAAGGCCTACCGCGGAGCCTGCCGCCCCGCCTCAAACCGCGTCCTCCACTCCGCCGCCTGCGGCCGCCGATACAAAAGCCGCACCCCCAAAACGAAAACAAAAAATTTTACGCTTGGTGGGAAGAAAAAAAGAGCAGCAACCGCAAAACAATTCAACAGTTATACAGAGGGAAAAAGATATGGAAGAAAACAACGAATTAAAAACTACTTTTAGAATCAGACGCAAGACGGAAACGCCTGCCACGCCGCAACCGCCGGCCCCTGCTGCACCCGTTCCGCCGACTCCTGCTATGCCTGCCGGCCCGGTCGCGCCCGGTACACCCGCTCCCGCGCCTGCTCCGGTGCTCCCTCCTACCCCGGCTCAACCGGCCCCTGCTACGCCACAACCGGAACCCGCGGCGGCTAACACTACGATTGAAAAAACCAAAACCATCGACCACTCCATCGAAATCCCTCTTTCCGAACTTAAAAAACATAACTGGCCGCTTGAAGTGCCGCTCGTGCCCACTTACACCTTGGAAAATATGGTAATGTCGGTAAACCGTTTTGCGCATGCTACGGCCATTTCGGTCATTGAAACCCCCGGCAAAATGTACAATCCGCTCGTGCTTCACGGTTCCACCGGCACAGGGAAAACGCACTTCCTAAATGCCATGGCCTATGCCTTCTCCAAAAAATACGGACAAGAAAACATCTTCATGACTAACGGTGTCCGTCTTTCCCGCGGGATTCAGCGTTATGTAATGGAAGGCAACATCGAAAAATTCGAAAAATTCATGGATACGGTAAAAGTATTGTTAATCGACGATATCCACTTGATTGCCATTAACGAACAAAACCGCGCCCACATTTCCGCTTTGCTCAACAAATTCCGCCAGGAACAAAAGCAAATTGTTATCACTTCCAAATATCCGCCGGAAAGTTTGGCCAAGTTGGAAGAACTCCTCCGCTTTAAGTTAGATTCGGGTTGGATTAGCGAATTAAAACCGGCTAAAGGCGCGGCACACTTAAAAATCGTCAAAAAAATGCTGTTGGATAACGGGGTAGATTTGAACGATGCCCAAATTACCGCTTTCTTTAGCGGCCCGCACATGACGCTCGGCACGGTTACCCGCAGCATCCGCCGCTTGAAAGTATTGGAAAATTTAATCTTCGCCAATATGAACGAAAATGACCGTTCTCAAGCCAACATTTTTGAAAAACTCTTGGCCACCACCGGTGAAGATGCCACCAGCGAAGTGTTGAACCAATCGCCCGAAACCATTACCACCTTAGCCACTACCGGAAACGGAGAGTGGGGAAGAATCGGTTTCTTCTATCCGCAAAACAGTTCTCACATGATGAACTGGATGGTATATGCTTTGGAACAACGCGCCAAAGAATTGGGTGTTCCCGGCGGGTTTGAAATTGCGGTTCGTTCTTCTTACGCAACGGAAAATGTTATCTCTTCCGCTTTCAAAATCGCTAACTTGTGCGATAATAAAAAATTGAAAGGTGCTGTTATTTTAGGGCCCCAAAAATCTGCTTGCGATCCGTCCGTGCGTGAAAACTTCTACGATATTTTAACGCACATGTTGGAAATCATGCTGATTCGTTGCGGTATTATCAATTACGAAAACGTAAAAGCCCCCAGCACCTATGTAAAAGTGATTTCGGAACTCTTGAGGTAG
- the fabZ gene encoding 3-hydroxyacyl-ACP dehydratase FabZ, with amino-acid sequence MSAKASSLKDFLTLPVLETYNQEEIKRNIPHREPFLLIDEVRVLESGKKYLGIRHVNGEEYYFQGHFPGSPVMPGVLVVESMSQAFGGALMHVVADENSLPLFLSIDDAKFRGIVRPGDLLEMPIEVLRLGKISKIYAEAYVNGKLCAQATLNFILGARNHD; translated from the coding sequence ATGAGCGCAAAAGCAAGCAGTTTGAAAGATTTTTTGACGCTTCCCGTTTTGGAAACGTACAATCAAGAAGAAATTAAAAGAAATATTCCCCACCGCGAGCCGTTCCTGCTGATTGATGAAGTGCGCGTGTTGGAATCCGGTAAAAAATACCTGGGTATTCGCCATGTAAACGGCGAGGAGTATTACTTTCAAGGGCACTTTCCCGGCAGCCCTGTAATGCCCGGAGTTTTAGTAGTTGAAAGCATGTCGCAAGCCTTTGGCGGAGCCTTGATGCATGTAGTGGCGGACGAAAACAGTTTGCCGCTTTTCTTAAGCATCGACGACGCCAAATTCCGCGGAATTGTACGCCCCGGGGATTTGCTTGAAATGCCCATTGAGGTTTTGCGTTTAGGTAAAATCTCTAAAATCTATGCCGAGGCCTATGTAAACGGAAAACTGTGTGCGCAGGCCACTCTAAACTTTATCTTAGGAGCCCGTAACCATGACTAA